The Phaeodactylum tricornutum CCAP 1055/1 chromosome 2, whole genome shotgun sequence DNA window TCTACACATAGCCCTGGCAAAGCGCTGAATAAGCCGGCACAAAAATTGGCCGACGATATGGTGTCCAGTTCCGACTGTGAAAGATGCAGCGTCGCCTTGAGCGTCGATCCGTAAATGCCAAAGGCGTACGTCGGACCGCCGGTGGCTAGCGCGGCCAAGAACGCACAGACCAAAATAGAAACGCTACTGTTTCTCCATGATACTCTAAATACCGGAGGTGCAGGAGGAGGAGCCACGGACCCGTATTCGGGTCGGCCCACCATCAGCACAATGATAAAGATGTTTAGGCGCTTTGTCGGAAGCttgcttttgttttcccGACGAAACTTGGGAGAActtgtcactgtcaagaagATTCAATGTCTCTGTGACAAACAGCTTCTTGCAAACGTCGAAACGTCTGGCTGTCGCTCGTAATCCATATGTGTAAAATGCGCTTTTACTTGACCTGTGAATGGAAAGCTGGAAGAAAAACGATCGACGTTGCCATCCTAACAACCACAGCTGCGCCACGATACAGTCGATTGCCACTGTTGCTTTCAGGATTGTACACCCAGGTAGCACCATGAGATTCACCAAGATGCTAGAAAAGGCGGCTACGGCTGTCACCACCAGTAAGAAGAGGAACTTCAAGTCGCTGGCTCTTTCGGTTTATTTCAAGCAGCCAGACCTTGGAATGAAGGATTACGAAATTCTGAGCCGGGCTTCCGCCTTTTTGTTGGGTATCGATCCACCGGAACGCAAACCCGAGGGACCGTATGGTCATCTAGAAATAttggaagaaagaaggaaaacgCGCGAGTTTCAGCATCGAAAGAAGTTTACACCGGCTGGTGGGGAAGGGCGCGAGATCATGGACCTGAGCTGGTTGGAGTTTGTGCCGCGCGAAGTGCGGCCACAAGTCCATATTGTTGCTTCCAGTCACGTGCTCTCGCCGTTTCTCTGGAAAGACTACTATCCACAGGACTGGTTGACGCAAGTACGCCAAGAGCATTGTACCTATGCTTTAGAAGTCTTCGATTCCGAAAATCCGAATGAATCGTTGGCGAAGATCGGGCTCGATTCTACTCCGTTCCATCATCCCGAAGGGCGGGATATCTCTGTTATACATTTTAAAGAAGAAGAATCTTCCTTAAAGACGCTGAAAAATCTTGGGGTAAAAATTCAATACCTTCGAAGTCCCGAAAAAATGTATGAAAAAGGAGAAACGATGTACTTTGATGGATATGTTGTCTCCGAGCCGAATACCGCCGATGACCAACAGTATGGCTCCAAGCCTGTAAATCACGGCAACACCAACGACAAAATCGAAGATTTGCGCGTGTTTTATCCACACAAAGAAATCGGAAAGCTATCATTCCATACGAACGATCGGTTCTTTGCGACAACGCCCGAGCCCTTACCGGAAGGTCTTTGCGGAGCTCCGGTGTTAGACAGCGATGGCGAGTTGTGCGGAACCGTTGAAGGTATTGTCCCCGTTGATCACAAGGATGAACGCCTGGCGGGAAGTGCTGCATTCATTCCATCGTATGTACTGGCCTCATTTGTCGACTATGTTGAGCGCGGCTTGCTGCAGCTCATAATGCCTGAAGACTTGTTTCAGATGGCTGTGAccgccaagaaaacgaacTCGATCGGAGGTGGTCTCTTCAAAGCCGACAAGGATGGTAATTATACCAAAGAAACGAATTGGGAAGAAGCGCATGATCGAGCACTGAAGGCGTTGAAGAAACGGTACACCCAAAAAGAAGTGGATGCTATTTTAGACACCGTTGCAGAAGAAAGCAAGGAAGTCTTGGAAATCATGGATAGAGAGGGAGGCGATATGGACGAGATAGTGCAGCGTGTCCGTGCTAAAACTATGCAGATACGTGCGATGGTAAGAGATCAGTATGAGAAGAAACAGTCCGCTGAAAGTATGAGAGAGGAGAAAGTTTAGGCATCCGCGATAACTCGAATCAGAAACCGACCACCAATCCAAACCATTTTACTTATTATAAAATCAACGTAGTCATTTATACCAGTCAAATGTCCACATTGCTGCTGCTTCTGGAGCAAGCTCTGACAATAGCGCCCACATTTTGTTGCGTTCGTTTTGATCGTAAGCAGACGACTGAGCAGAGCGATCCTTCTGGTACACGAAATATTTCCCCGTTTCATTCTCTACTTCTTCGGAAGTACATAGCCACGTCTGGTCGAGTGCGTCCTCGACATGAATTCCACATGCCCCCCAACCCGCCAACAGCATCTTTGTATTAACGGTCCCCGGGTCGAGGCAATTGCAAGTGATTTGATTGGTTCCGAATCCAGCTTTTTGAAGCCGATCTGCCATTTCCATAGAAAGCATAGCATCTAAAAGCTTTGATTCACTGTATGAAGCATCCGCACTATATGACCGATTCTGGTAATGAAGGTCTTTCCAGCTTCGAATCTTGCCACACTGAGAAATTGACGAAGCAATAACTATTCTACTCTTTTGCTGGAGCAACGTCGGTAACAAGAGCGATGTGACAATAAACGGCGCCACAACGTTTACGGCGAATGTCTGCTCGAGTCCGTCTTCTGTAATGATGTGCTTTTCCGAATACACGCCAGCATTATTCATGAGTACGCAGAGCTGCAGATCTTTCTCCTTGCAAAGATTGCGGACATCGTGCGCAAAGCCGTGACATTCCCGAATACTGGAGAAATCTGCTGGCGGCAGTGGGAAGAGACGGCCTGGATCGCTCGAGTGCTGCACTGCATAAGCGTGCACTGCTTTACGTGCTTGGTCCAGGCGAGTGGTCTCGCGACCATGGATAATAACATCATACCCACGACTGGCTACATTTTTTGCCGTGGTTAATCCTATACCATCAGTTGAGCCCGTGACCAGAATCGCTGTTCGACAAGTTCTACTCATGGCATCTGATACGTCTGCAACACAAATAGGGACAAGAAAAACCTGAACAATCCAGCAACTCGTCGGTTGTGAGACAGAATTAAAACAAGTCATGTCCGTCACCTTGAAAACAAGACAACTTTTGGGTGGAAGActcttctttctttttccatAGAGCAATACCCTTTCGAAATGGAATTCGGTGGTTTGCTTCGATCGAATCGACATCTGGATCAGCAATAACGTTCCAACAGTTGACTTCGTTTAAATTTTGCATTTCGAGAATGTTTATTTTGAGTATCTTGCctggaaacgtcggcatccgTGACAAAGTTTTGGCATTTAGTTTAAATTTGTTGAATACTTAATaatatactggcgccaaatgaagctacttagactgaacacgttctCCCACCTAATAGAAGTTCCATTTTCCCCCATCCcccacagtgaattttctcgtTTATTTTCGTTACTTTCTTCCTCTCTGAACGCTGACGAAGCTCGCTTACAGTACGTTAACAACATCCGTATGTTTTTTCTTTATGTACAGGTCATTTCGTCCTAGTCACGTTTCTGAAATTTTTTTAGGCGTCCTCTGCTTTTAATGTAAGTTGGGTTTTTCTAGAGAGCTGAAACAAACTACAACAGTTTTCATTATTGTGCAACGAATCTTGCCAAAGGAATATCGCGTTTCTAGATAAGAGTTGGGGACGCAAACTATATATTTCAATAGACGTAGACTCCGATCCGTCATTCTTCTGTGCCGCATTGATTTATCGCTTTTTAAGAATTGCGCACAGATGGATGAGATTCAAAAGCTCATTGGGCCTCTTATGATCGATTAAGTACAAAAAGCACGACTCTCCTTACATTCGCTGTCGAACCCCAGTGTCATACCCGTCATACAGCCAGAACATGCCAAACATCGGCGACTTTTGAACGCACCCGAATCCCCGCAAGTACTGCTTCTTCATTGTAACCCATTTGCTGAAGAAACGAGCATTGTGGAACGTCAAAGCTGGTTTTGTATAATCAGTCTCAAATTTTCCAGATGGCGGCTATGCGTTGCCCTGTGgtgtctttccatttttgccaGTTTACAAATCAATAGAATACTTGGATCACGATAGCTTGTCTACAGTTACGATCGATGAAGGCTCTAGCCATGAGTACAGATGCAACCCAGTGCGACCAAATTAATTTgaatctgacagtgagagaggCTTTGTGGCCGACTTTTGTCAATATACTCTGACCCCTTTGCTGAGATGGATCATAGCCGTGGATAGTTATTTTTATTAATGAATAGAGTCGTCCTTGCTGCTCGCCTCCTCGAGACAATGAAACTTGGTTTTCCAGACTTACCATAGTATGTGACAGTACTTTATCAATAGCATGTCGTAAGCGCATGTAATCGTCCTTGAAGgattttttctctttcgctgTCTTCCCTTCCATAAATCACTTCGATGCTTTTTTGTTGGTCTATTTGAATGTCGTTTCAATCCGCTCGGAGTCTGGCTTGAATGTTTGACAATAGTTGCCAATACGAAAAAGCACTCCAGGACAAAATGATCCATAGAAAGCATACGAGATGGACCCCTTCACAAGACAATCAATTTTTGCCTTAATTATCTCCTGAAGTGGAATTCTCAGGACCCAATCAGTGCCAGATAATGAAGGGGAATGTGATTGGCCATTTGAGAATTTACAATATTAAGTCTGGCATAGGAGAATGACCCTTCTATGATTTAATCACAATTTGATCGAAAGATCTAGGGGCTTATGCCTAAACAAGTCTTGGAATCAATCACGTCCACTTTAAAGAAAATTTTGTCCTTATGTTGGGCTTTGATAGTTGCTCCTAATCCCAGTTCAGATAGTCAAAAGAATTTTTAGGCAGATGATGAGTTATTTAACTGCATGTGGAAGAGTCTGCGATAAAATTCTACTACAATGCAACAACCAATATCTGTCCAGAGTACTGATTTCCGGTCTTGGCTACCAGCTGAAAGTGGTCGTAGATTTAGGGCCCCTTAAAATGCCACTCTAGAGTCCGTCAGTTGGGCTGCTTGAACTGGATGTCGTGCCTTAAAACCAGCAGAAGAGTTTTGACGAATTGCAAGTGTCATTCCATAAATTTTTTCGCATCCTTACAGTTGGCTGAATAGAAAAAGCCACCAGGCCCTCTTCGCCTTGAGTATGATGGACTACCGACCTAGTTTGACCCCCGAGGAACAGCGTAAGTTAGAGTTGCTACGACATGCCAGCTACAACACTGCTCCCCGGGAAAGTACTCGTATAGAGCGTCTGCCCCCTCCCCAGCAAGCGATGATATCGCCGTCGGAACTGAGTCGCCTAAGCCTAGCAAACATCGAAGCTCGGATGGCTTCTCAAGGGGCGCTGGCTGCACGTGTTCAAGCTGCTCAGCAAGCTCATGCCCAGGCTCAAGTTCAGAATATGCAGATGATGGGGCGTCCACAGCTCTCTCCCGCCCTGCTGTCCAAACATCGACTGGCCTTTCACCCGTCGTCGCCCATAAAGCAAGGCCAGAGGCCGTATTCACCGCAAAAGCAAAGTGTCGGTGGCTATCGTTCTCCAATGAGACAACCCACCTACTATAGATCGCAGAATGAATTCTCTTCCTTCCCTTCTCCGGCTTCATCATTTCTTTCACCAGTTGAACACGCGCACGCATATCCCTCTCCTGCTAGTTTCCCCTCGTCAACTACTAGCTTTCCTTCTTCGGCGGGGAGCTTCCCATCGTCTACGGGAAGAATCAGAAGCCCGGCAGAAGGACTGAACATGCTTCGAGCAGTAAGCTTGGGAATGCGAGGAGATCGTTCAGAAGGCCTTCCTCCCATGTTAGCCCCTCCACTGACCTCTCATATGGCACCGCCCCAATCACACCCACCGCCGCGACACAATAGCAATGCGTCAATGGATGACATGTCAACTTCTACGATACACCCTTCAGAGGGAAAGTTGTACATTGACGAACTGCAACCTTATGACGTTCTTTGTGGACGAGGTGGAAAGTCGAACCATCACCCCGGAAAGTAAGTCAGTGTTGCAAATCCATAGGTGGTTGGACATGCATCTCATTTTGTCTAACTCTCATCGCTTTGTGGCTTCAGCAAACGGTACCGACACGTCGTCAGCGAAATGAAAATGATGTATCGCAAAacagaagcaaaagcgatCAAAACCGATCTTAGTCGTGCTATTGTGGAACATGTATGCAACTATGGAGGACGGTTTATAAAAAGAGAAGAAAACTCGGGTCGATACTATGTACTCACCAAATCTGAAGCCAGGAAAAAGACCAGCCAAGCTCTGCGGGAAACCAAGGAATTAAAGTGGACCGCGTAGTTTCGAAAGGAAAAACTTGGGGCCACCTCAACACACCAAGTGAAATGGTAGCAGGGGGTTTGTTCGCTGTATTAATATGCGTCAAGTTACAGTTTAATAATGCTTCCCATGTATGTTCAGCTTGATTCTCATTTTACGTTAGAGGCTTTCCAACCCTAAGCCGCAAAGGGGTAAAAACCGTGTTCGGCAGACCGTGATTTTACGGTTTGACCGCAATACACACTCACATTCAGGGCTTGCAAATCGACAGCGGAAAGCTTGTTGGTGAAAGATAAGAAAAGAATCAAGGCACGACCGAATTCCGGTTCAATTTTAGAGCTTAAGGAATGCTTTTTGCAGTCCAAAAGGCAATTGAATTGTCTCTAAACAAAGAAATGCATGTTTGGCTTAAGTAGAAAATTTCAAA harbors:
- a CDS encoding predicted protein yields the protein MRFTKMLEKAATAVTTSKKRNFKSLALSVYFKQPDLGMKDYEILSRASAFLLGIDPPERKPEGPYGHLEILEERRKTREFQHRKKFTPAGGEGREIMDLSWLEFVPREVRPQVHIVASSHVLSPFLWKDYYPQDWLTQVRQEHCTYALEVFDSENPNESLAKIGLDSTPFHHPEGRDISVIHFKEEESSLKTLKNLGVKIQYLRSPEKMYEKGETMYFDGYVVSEPNTADDQQYGSKPVNHGNTNDKIEDLRVFYPHKEIGKLSFHTNDRFFATTPEPLPEGLCGAPVLDSDGELCGTVEGIVPVDHKDERLAGSAAFIPSYVLASFVDYVERGLLQLIMPEDLFQMAVTAKKTNSIGGGLFKADKDGNYTKETNWEEAHDRALKALKKRYTQKEVDAILDTVAEESKEVLEIMDREGGDMDEIVQRVRAKTMQIRAMVRDQYEKKQSAESMREEKV
- a CDS encoding predicted protein, encoding MSIRSKQTTEFHFERVLLYGKRKKSLPPKSCLVFKVTDMTCFNSVSQPTSCWIVQVFLVPICVADVSDAMSRTCRTAILVTGSTDGIGLTTAKNVASRGYDVIIHGRETTRLDQARKAVHAYAVQHSSDPGRLFPLPPADFSSIRECHGFAHDVRNLCKEKDLQLCVLMNNAGVYSEKHIITEDGLEQTFAVNVVAPFIVTSLLLPTLLQQKSRIVIASSISQCGKIRSWKDLHYQNRSYSADASYSESKLLDAMLSMEMADRLQKAGFGTNQITCNCLDPGTVNTKMLLAGWGACGIHVEDALDQTWLCTSEEVENETGKYFVYQKDRSAQSSAYDQNERNKMWALLSELAPEAAAMWTFDWYK
- a CDS encoding predicted protein is translated as MMDYRPSLTPEEQRKLELLRHASYNTAPRESTRIERLPPPQQAMISPSELSRLSLANIEARMASQGALAARVQAAQQAHAQAQVQNMQMMGRPQLSPALLSKHRLAFHPSSPIKQGQRPYSPQKQSVGGYRSPMRQPTYYRSQNEFSSFPSPASSFLSPVEHAHAYPSPASFPSSTTSFPSSAGSFPSSTGRIRSPAEGLNMLRAVSLGMRGDRSEGLPPMLAPPLTSHMAPPQSHPPPRHNSNASMDDMSTSTIHPSEGKLYIDELQPYDVLCGRGGKSNHHPGNKRYRHVVSEMKMMYRKTEAKAIKTDLSRAIVEHVCNYGGRFIKREENSGRYYVLTKSEARKKTSQALRETKELKWTA